Genomic window (Zingiber officinale cultivar Zhangliang chromosome 2B, Zo_v1.1, whole genome shotgun sequence):
ATGGCGTGGCGAGCTGAATGATAGAGCAGGCCCAAGTTTAATAATGAGAGGGTGGTGACCGGCTTCACTTTGAGCACAATGATACAAACGTGTTCTTGTATAGTTATTGCCCCCCTCTGAAATGAAGAGGAACAACAACACAAAAAGCTAAGAGAGCGTTTTGGATattcctatttttatttttattttctcaaaaatatatattttttgaaaaatagaaaataatttctatgctttctttatttttctagaaaatattatctattttttaaaaaataaatatgaaaaatacaaacctaacgctatttaaaaaaaaaatatgtgctTTTGAAAAAATGGAAATTAAAAACATATAAACTAAATGTTCCCCTGAGACAAGGTTGAGTTGGCTAGTACGGAGCAGAGTTGATATCCTAAGGCAAGAGTTCAAATCTCGATAAAATCGAAAGGAAAAACCCCTCCTCCGCATTGACCAATTATAGCTTTTCGAATTACTTTCTCACAAATGATCGTGGGGCCGACTCCGTTGGATGATAGATTTAACCTTTTTACTATCATATAATTTATCTTCCTTAATTTAGAGACAATCCTGataaaaattatcattttttactgtaacaaaaaaaataaacattttaaTTTGGAAGACCGTCAATCtactaaaaaaaacatttttaaaaattagaggaatatatatatatatatatatatatatatatatatatatatattttaaaatatagaatttaatttttttgtgaTATTTATTATTTAGAATTagagtttctataattttttattttgataggaaatataaataataattattaaaataaagtaTATGTACATGAATAATGTCATTTTCTTTCTAGTCTATACTCTTCTACGTGTTGAATTTTTCGTAATAGTGAATTTGGGGTGACGGGTCTCCTTCATACAAATTTTTCATCGACCGTTAGGATAAATTAATAAGCGCTCGTAATGAAAAGGTACCAAGTTATCATCCAAATATATGTAATTTAATCTCCAGTTACAACATATTTGTAGGAGTTTTTTCTAGATGGGATACACAACTATAAGATGCTAAACTCTGAGACGTTCATCTGAACACTTTCTTGAATTACTTTGTCAGCCGATAAAAAAATTCTATATGGGACAGAGCGGTTCAATGTTACCTACTTACCTGGTTATAGTCTTCTAAATTAATCTTCAAATCATACTCTATACCTCACAAATCCTTCTCAATTATTTCCCTTTTTCCTTCATCAATTATTAAGTATTGATTACTCATACAAAAgctgaatttataaataaattataaatattattttgtttacTTGCAACTAGATTTACTACATCAAATGTTGCTTGATTATGTGCCAACTATAATCGATACAATATTGTGCTTGTCAATGCTAATATTCGATTCTTCGAGCGCAACTTCTCAATGATATTCTTCTTGCCTCCTTAATTATCCATTCTAGTTAATGATTCATGGGTGCATATTTATAGTTAGGGGACGagtgtattcatcttttaccataaTATTTATAACTAGGTGTTATAATTATAGGATATATTAACTTAGGAAGATAAAATTTTGGACCAAAACTATGAAGACATCTTTTTTTTCCCATAAAGGATATattatgttgattttttttttctgaaaagaaattttatgattaaaattatttagaaCTTTTGAAAAGACATTTTAAATGATATTGAAATGTTGTGtaaatacttaaataaattttgatttgatatattatttgtACCGTGATTCaatttgagtcaaaagttatgatatattaaaatttagaattttataaTTATCAATTATGATTTCATAATTCCTATAATACACTAGATCAATTCAAATTACGAGTGGTAGGCAAGAAGCAATCGATCACCACCCCCAAATTAGTTACTACTTCAATTGAAATTGGACGATGGTCATCATCACACTTTGCCTTCTTTCTTttcctctgttttttttttcctcttggtTTTCCTCTCTTGTTcctgtttccaatcaatataattctaTCGTCTTGATGATCTTGATTGGGATTGGAGGAGGCATTAGCACATTAATTAGATTATAGCTTTGTCGTATAACAACAGCTCAGaggatcttcttcttcctcgtttCCATTAATCTTCTACATTTTGTAGAGCTCGAACAatttgaggaggaagaagaatgagAAAATTGTCTTCTGCTCCGTCGGATGATTCCCCTCCGCCGCAGCCTCCCTCTTCGTCCAATTCTCCACCTCCTTCAACCTCTGAGAGTCCACCACCGCCACCGCCACCGCCAGTAAAGTTAAAGAACAATGAGGACGATGGCTCTTCACCACCGCCGCCTCCGCCGCCACCGCCACCTCCGCCACCACCTCCAAATACGTGGTGGCGGTCATCGCCTCCGGAGGAACTAACACCCCCTCCCCATTCAAAAGGACAAGGCGACATCAATTTGGCCATCCTCATCGGGGCCGTGGCAGGCTTAGGCCTCTTTCTAGTGCTCATGCTCGGCCTCTTCATATgctgcttgaggaagaagaagaagaagcgccATGATCCAACGCAACATCACGCGGAAGGTTGGTCGTCATGCAAACGCAAAACGCTCGATCGTCTAATGGAAAAAATATACCCAACGAGTTTCATGTTTGTAGACACTGATGGCTTTTACATCGACGGGCGATCGCAAATCGTGAAGCtctcacctcctcctcctcctcctccgggttcatcgccgccgccgccgtcaaGCATGATGGCCGCCAGTGATGCAAGCTCGGCCTACTCGGGGCCCCGTGGACCTCTCCTGCCTCCTCCCTCCCCTGTCATTGCGCTCGGCTTCAACCAAAGCACATTCACCTTCGAGGAGCTTGCAACTGCCACCAACGGCTTCTCGGATTCGAATCTATTGGGGCAGGGTGGATTTGGGTATGTTCACAAAGGAATCCTACCCAACGGAAAAGAGATCGCCGTTAAACAGCTCAAGTCGGAGAGCGGGCAAGGCGAGAAGGAGTTCCGAGCTGAAATTGAGATCATCAGTCGAGTGCACCATCGACACCTTGTTTCTCTAGTAGGCTACTGCATTGCTGGTTCACAAAGATTGTTGGTGTATGAATTTGTGCCCAACAATACTCTTGAGTATCACCTCCATGGTTAGCACTCACTCTCTCCGTCGCTCCGTCCTGTTATTAAGTATTTTGCTTTAAGTTCTTTTCTCCGTAAGAGGTGGAATAGATTAACGCAAATTTTCACCATCTATTGCAGGAGAAGGGCTCCCGGTGATGGACTGGCCGTCGAGGCATAAGATTGCGTTAGGATCAGCCAGAGGCCTCGCCTACTTGCACGAGGATTGTGAGTTATACGTATGCTTGTTCATGTTTCTTGAACACACACGCGCACGAGTatcaattttgatttgtctagtCGAATTGCTCGTGAAGGTCACCCTCGGATTATTCATCGGGATATCAAGGGCGCCAATATCCTTTTGGATTTCAAATTTGAAGCCATGGTAAGGGCGGGCATTTGGTTCAATagtaaatttcaaatttgcttgAGAATTAACCCATGAAAGAACACATCCAGGTTGCTGATTTTGGGTTGGCGAAGCTATCGTTAGACAACTACACTCATGTATCGACTCGAGTTATGGGAACTTTCGGGTGAGCGTGAAGCGTGCTTCGATAAGTGATTTGCCAAATGGTAAAAAAATTTCGATAATTTGAGGCATTGTCTTCCTTGCTAGGTACTTAGCTCCGGAGTATGCATCGAGTGGAAAGCTAACTGAGAAATCCGATGTCTTTTCGTTCGGAGTGATGCTTCTTGAGTTGATTACCGGGAGACGGCCGGTTGATAGCTCACAGATGGAAGATAGTTTGGTCGATTGGGTTAGCATGTGTAGCTCGTGCATGAGTTATTCTTACTTGGTTCATCGGACTAAATTATGCTCATTTTCCTTGATTGATACTAGGCTCGACCTATTCTCTCTCAAGCGCTGGCTGATGGAAACTACGATGTGTTAGTTGATCCTCGCCTAGAAGGTAACTATAACCCGTTCGAGATGGCACGCATGGTTGCATCTGCGGCCGCTTGTATTCGCCATTCTGCGAAGAAACGACCTAGAATGAGTCAGATTGTTAGAGCTCTAGAAGGTGATCTATTGAATGAAGACTTTGGTGAGGGAGGGAGGCTTGGACCCAACATGCTCTTCAGCTCAAGCTCCGAGTATGATTCGAGCTCCTACACGACTCCGAAGACCAACCGAGTTAAGAGAGTCATAGTAGCCAGTTCTGAGTATAGCAGCGAGTgcagtggaccgatcagggaacacgAGGGTCATCGATCTGCGTCGAGCATGGACTCTCTTCCGAGTCTGAACCCCAAAGAAGTATAGCTCTTTGAGGCAAGCTAGTCAATTCGGAACCTAGTCGAGGTTAATGTTGGTAGAGGAAAGGTCTTTTTCTTGTTTAAATTTTGATTGTATAGCTCATTCATTTGATCTCTCAGCTTTGTAGCACAAGTATATAGAGAAAGGTTGAAcaatcttgttttttttttaacaattatttTCTTTACAATAGGTCATTTGTCATTAACCTTCATCTTTGTCGAAAAATTATACTTTACGAGGCAAGCTCAACTTTGTCCATGCAAACCAAACCAAAACAGCAACAGAAACAAGAACATCAATAACATTAAATCGCAAAGCAATTGCATACATAACTTACGGATCTTATCGTTTTATTACTACTGCTTGAGCTACAAGAACAGATCAAGTTACCATGTCACTACCATAACTTGGTGAGTTTTCAAATAGGAATGCAGCAACATTAGGCAATCACTATCGTTCATGTCTACCTCTCGGTTCTTCAAATGGATACATCAAAAGATCCATCAATAACGCGCCGAAGCAGGGATTAGTACCCATAAGAATACGGTTCTCTATAGGAAAGATAGCTTGTTGCCATAATTGGATTTGCTGTCAGTAATTGAAGCAACAAACCTGTGTTGATTATCGCAATGCATCAACAAACAAAACACATCTCTTAATCCCTAACCTGTGTTGAACAGAGATCTACTTCTTCGTGGACTTTAAGTGTTCAATGACGACAGAGGCAGCATTGCAACCAGGTGCCCCCATTACGCCACCTCCAGGATGTGTACCACTCCCGCAAAGATAAAGACCTTTCACAGGTGTTCTGTTACCTGACCTGCAAAAATAAAAGTTTTCATGGAACTGCAATGGAGCACTGCTAATGCTGTAATCTTATCAAAATATGCTTGCTTCGGTTTCCAAAATGGAAAACTTCTCTGAAGTGCTTCTGTTATTAGTAAATGGCGTAGAAAAGACAATATGCATACCAGCCTTTGATTGGTCGCATTAGGAACAAAGAATCCAAACTCATGGCACCATGGAATATGTTT
Coding sequences:
- the LOC122048110 gene encoding putative proline-rich receptor-like protein kinase PERK6; this translates as MRKLSSAPSDDSPPPQPPSSSNSPPPSTSESPPPPPPPPVKLKNNEDDGSSPPPPPPPPPPPPPPPNTWWRSSPPEELTPPPHSKGQGDINLAILIGAVAGLGLFLVLMLGLFICCLRKKKKKRHDPTQHHAEGWSSCKRKTLDHTDGFYIDGRSQIVKLSPPPPPPPGSSPPPPSSMMAASDASSAYSGPRGPLLPPPSPVIALGFNQSTFTFEELATATNGFSDSNLLGQGGFGYVHKGILPNGKEIAVKQLKSESGQGEKEFRAEIEIISRVHHRHLVSLVGYCIAGSQRLLVYEFVPNNTLEYHLHGEGLPVMDWPSRHKIALGSARGLAYLHEDCHPRIIHRDIKGANILLDFKFEAMVADFGLAKLSLDNYTHVSTRVMGTFGYLAPEYASSGKLTEKSDVFSFGVMLLELITGRRPVDSSQMEDSLVDWARPILSQALADGNYDVLVDPRLEGNYNPFEMARMVASAAACIRHSAKKRPRMSQIVRALEGDLLNEDFGEGGRLGPNMLFSSSSEYDSSSYTTPKTNRVKRVIVASSEYSSECSGPIREHEGHRSASSMDSLPSLNPKEV